A single window of Loxodonta africana isolate mLoxAfr1 chromosome 10, mLoxAfr1.hap2, whole genome shotgun sequence DNA harbors:
- the AP5M1 gene encoding AP-5 complex subunit mu-1 isoform X2, translated as MPIPEDGPFLRALLFELRLSDDDKDFVERRDSCSHINKTSVYGLPVGGGELWPVVAFLKNGMIYASVPLVEQTLSPRPPLISISGISQGFELLFGVQDFLYLGQKNDAELNTKLSQLPDLLLQTCPFGTLLDTNLQNSLDNTNFASVTQPQKQPAWKAGTYKGKPQISISITEKVKSMQYDKRDVADMWQVIGAVTCKCDLEGIMPSVTISLSLPTNGSPLQDILVHPCVTSLDSAILTSSSIDAMADSAFSGPYKFPFTPPLESFNLCYYTSQVPVPPILGFYQMQEEEVQLKITVNLKLHESVKNNFEFCEAHIPFYNRGPVTHVEYKVSFGQLEVFREKSLLVWTIGQKFPKSMEITLSGTVTFEAKNHEKQPFDQICIGGTAYVKLHFKILDYTLTGCYADQHSVQVFASGKPKISTHRKLISSDYYIWNSKAPAPIAYRSLLL; from the exons ATGCCTATTCCTGAAGACGGCCCCTTCCTTAGAGCACTACTGTTTGAACTTAGATTATCCGATGATGATAAGGACTTTGTGGAGCGCCGTGATAGCTGTTCACACATCAATAAGACATCTGTCTATGGACTCCCAGTAGGAGGTGGAGAACTTTGGCCAGTTGTTGCTTTTCTAAAGAATGGCATGATATATGCTTCTGTTCCACTAGTTGAACAAACTTTATCTCCTCGTCCACCATTAATTAGCATTAGTGGAATTTCACAAGGCTTTGAACTTCTTTTTGGGGTGCAGGATTTTCTTTACTTGGGTCAAAAGAATGATGCTGAGCTAAATACAAAACTGAGCCAATTGCCTGACTTACTTCTACAGACTTGTCCATTTGGTACTTTGTTAGATACCAACTTACAGAATTCATTAGATAATACTAATTTTGCTTCTGtgactcaaccacaaaaacagcCAGCCTGGAAGGCTGGAACATACAAAGGAAAACCACAAATTTCTATTTCTATCACTGAAAAGGTAAAATCCATGCAATATGATAAACGGGATGTAGCAGATATGTGGCAAGTCATTGGAGCTGTAACTTGCAAG TGTGATTTGGAAGGAATCATGCCAAGTGTTACCATCAGCTTAAGTCTCCCCACCAATGGATCTCCACTTCAGGATATTCTGGTTCATCCTTGTGTGACTTCTCTTGACTCTGCCATCCTGACATCTAGTAGTATTGATGCAATGGCTGATTCTGCATTTAGTGGACCTTACAAATTTCCATTCACTCCACCTTTAGAATCATTCAACTTATGCTACTATACTTCCCAG gtCCCTGTCCCACCAATTTTGGGGTTTTATCAAATGCAggaggaagaagtacaactaaaaaTAACAGTTAATTTAAAACTTCATGAAAGtgtgaaaaataattttgaattctGTGAAGCTCATATACCTTTTTACAATAG aggtccAGTCACACATGTGGAATACAAAGTTAGTTTTGGCCAGCTCGAAGTATTTCGAGAGAAAAGCTTATTGGTCTGGACTATAG GCCAAAAGTTCCCAAAATCAATGGAAATTACTCTTTCTGGAACTGTAACTTTTGAGGCAAAGAACCATGAGAAGCAGCCATTTGACCAGATTTGTATTGGAGGCACAGCATATGTAAAG CTTCACTTTAAGATCTTAGATTACACACTCACTGGATGTTATGCGGATCAGCATTCAGTTCAAGTGTTTGCATCAGGAAAACCAAAAATAAGTACAC acCGGAAGCTAATTTCTTCTGATTATTATATCTGGAATTCTAAAGCTCCTGCTCCAATAGCATACAGATCATTATTATTGTAA
- the AP5M1 gene encoding AP-5 complex subunit mu-1 isoform X1: protein MAQRAVWLISHEPGTPVCGTVKFSRRYPTVEKRARVFNGTSYMPIPEDGPFLRALLFELRLSDDDKDFVERRDSCSHINKTSVYGLPVGGGELWPVVAFLKNGMIYASVPLVEQTLSPRPPLISISGISQGFELLFGVQDFLYLGQKNDAELNTKLSQLPDLLLQTCPFGTLLDTNLQNSLDNTNFASVTQPQKQPAWKAGTYKGKPQISISITEKVKSMQYDKRDVADMWQVIGAVTCKCDLEGIMPSVTISLSLPTNGSPLQDILVHPCVTSLDSAILTSSSIDAMADSAFSGPYKFPFTPPLESFNLCYYTSQVPVPPILGFYQMQEEEVQLKITVNLKLHESVKNNFEFCEAHIPFYNRGPVTHVEYKVSFGQLEVFREKSLLVWTIGQKFPKSMEITLSGTVTFEAKNHEKQPFDQICIGGTAYVKLHFKILDYTLTGCYADQHSVQVFASGKPKISTHRKLISSDYYIWNSKAPAPIAYRSLLL from the exons ATGGCTCAGCGGGCAGTGTGGCTCATAAGCCACGAACCGGGAACTCCAGTTTGTGGCACCGTGAAATTCTCAAG ACGGTATCCAACTGTGGAAAAACGAGCCAGAGTCTTCAATGGAACAAGTTATATGCCTATTCCTGAAGACGGCCCCTTCCTTAGAGCACTACTGTTTGAACTTAGATTATCCGATGATGATAAGGACTTTGTGGAGCGCCGTGATAGCTGTTCACACATCAATAAGACATCTGTCTATGGACTCCCAGTAGGAGGTGGAGAACTTTGGCCAGTTGTTGCTTTTCTAAAGAATGGCATGATATATGCTTCTGTTCCACTAGTTGAACAAACTTTATCTCCTCGTCCACCATTAATTAGCATTAGTGGAATTTCACAAGGCTTTGAACTTCTTTTTGGGGTGCAGGATTTTCTTTACTTGGGTCAAAAGAATGATGCTGAGCTAAATACAAAACTGAGCCAATTGCCTGACTTACTTCTACAGACTTGTCCATTTGGTACTTTGTTAGATACCAACTTACAGAATTCATTAGATAATACTAATTTTGCTTCTGtgactcaaccacaaaaacagcCAGCCTGGAAGGCTGGAACATACAAAGGAAAACCACAAATTTCTATTTCTATCACTGAAAAGGTAAAATCCATGCAATATGATAAACGGGATGTAGCAGATATGTGGCAAGTCATTGGAGCTGTAACTTGCAAG TGTGATTTGGAAGGAATCATGCCAAGTGTTACCATCAGCTTAAGTCTCCCCACCAATGGATCTCCACTTCAGGATATTCTGGTTCATCCTTGTGTGACTTCTCTTGACTCTGCCATCCTGACATCTAGTAGTATTGATGCAATGGCTGATTCTGCATTTAGTGGACCTTACAAATTTCCATTCACTCCACCTTTAGAATCATTCAACTTATGCTACTATACTTCCCAG gtCCCTGTCCCACCAATTTTGGGGTTTTATCAAATGCAggaggaagaagtacaactaaaaaTAACAGTTAATTTAAAACTTCATGAAAGtgtgaaaaataattttgaattctGTGAAGCTCATATACCTTTTTACAATAG aggtccAGTCACACATGTGGAATACAAAGTTAGTTTTGGCCAGCTCGAAGTATTTCGAGAGAAAAGCTTATTGGTCTGGACTATAG GCCAAAAGTTCCCAAAATCAATGGAAATTACTCTTTCTGGAACTGTAACTTTTGAGGCAAAGAACCATGAGAAGCAGCCATTTGACCAGATTTGTATTGGAGGCACAGCATATGTAAAG CTTCACTTTAAGATCTTAGATTACACACTCACTGGATGTTATGCGGATCAGCATTCAGTTCAAGTGTTTGCATCAGGAAAACCAAAAATAAGTACAC acCGGAAGCTAATTTCTTCTGATTATTATATCTGGAATTCTAAAGCTCCTGCTCCAATAGCATACAGATCATTATTATTGTAA
- the AP5M1 gene encoding AP-5 complex subunit mu-1 isoform X3 — protein MAQRAVWLISHEPGTPVCGTVKFSRRYPTVEKRARVFNGTSYMPIPEDGPFLRALLFELRLSDDDKDFVERRDSCSHINKTSVYGLPVGGGELWPVVAFLKNGMIYASVPLVEQTLSPRPPLISISGISQGFELLFGVQDFLYLGQKNDAELNTKLSQLPDLLLQTCPFGTLLDTNLQNSLDNTNFASVTQPQKQPAWKAGTYKGKPQISISITEKVKSMQYDKRDVADMWQVIGAVTCKCDLEGIMPSVTISLSLPTNGSPLQDILVHPCVTSLDSAILTSSSIDAMADSAFSGPYKFPFTPPLESFNLCYYTSQVPVPPILGFYQMQEEEVQLKITVNLKLHESVKNNFEFCEAHIPFYNRGPVTHVEYKVSFGQLEVFREKSLLVWTIGQKFPKSMEITLSGTVTFEAKNHEKQPFDQICIGGTAYVKTGS, from the exons ATGGCTCAGCGGGCAGTGTGGCTCATAAGCCACGAACCGGGAACTCCAGTTTGTGGCACCGTGAAATTCTCAAG ACGGTATCCAACTGTGGAAAAACGAGCCAGAGTCTTCAATGGAACAAGTTATATGCCTATTCCTGAAGACGGCCCCTTCCTTAGAGCACTACTGTTTGAACTTAGATTATCCGATGATGATAAGGACTTTGTGGAGCGCCGTGATAGCTGTTCACACATCAATAAGACATCTGTCTATGGACTCCCAGTAGGAGGTGGAGAACTTTGGCCAGTTGTTGCTTTTCTAAAGAATGGCATGATATATGCTTCTGTTCCACTAGTTGAACAAACTTTATCTCCTCGTCCACCATTAATTAGCATTAGTGGAATTTCACAAGGCTTTGAACTTCTTTTTGGGGTGCAGGATTTTCTTTACTTGGGTCAAAAGAATGATGCTGAGCTAAATACAAAACTGAGCCAATTGCCTGACTTACTTCTACAGACTTGTCCATTTGGTACTTTGTTAGATACCAACTTACAGAATTCATTAGATAATACTAATTTTGCTTCTGtgactcaaccacaaaaacagcCAGCCTGGAAGGCTGGAACATACAAAGGAAAACCACAAATTTCTATTTCTATCACTGAAAAGGTAAAATCCATGCAATATGATAAACGGGATGTAGCAGATATGTGGCAAGTCATTGGAGCTGTAACTTGCAAG TGTGATTTGGAAGGAATCATGCCAAGTGTTACCATCAGCTTAAGTCTCCCCACCAATGGATCTCCACTTCAGGATATTCTGGTTCATCCTTGTGTGACTTCTCTTGACTCTGCCATCCTGACATCTAGTAGTATTGATGCAATGGCTGATTCTGCATTTAGTGGACCTTACAAATTTCCATTCACTCCACCTTTAGAATCATTCAACTTATGCTACTATACTTCCCAG gtCCCTGTCCCACCAATTTTGGGGTTTTATCAAATGCAggaggaagaagtacaactaaaaaTAACAGTTAATTTAAAACTTCATGAAAGtgtgaaaaataattttgaattctGTGAAGCTCATATACCTTTTTACAATAG aggtccAGTCACACATGTGGAATACAAAGTTAGTTTTGGCCAGCTCGAAGTATTTCGAGAGAAAAGCTTATTGGTCTGGACTATAG GCCAAAAGTTCCCAAAATCAATGGAAATTACTCTTTCTGGAACTGTAACTTTTGAGGCAAAGAACCATGAGAAGCAGCCATTTGACCAGATTTGTATTGGAGGCACAGCATATGTAAAG acCGGAAGCTAA